Proteins encoded in a region of the Canis lupus familiaris isolate Mischka breed German Shepherd chromosome 1, alternate assembly UU_Cfam_GSD_1.0, whole genome shotgun sequence genome:
- the PPP6R1 gene encoding serine/threonine-protein phosphatase 6 regulatory subunit 1 isoform X1 — protein MFWKFDLHTSSHLDTLLEREDLSLLELLDEEDVLQECKVVNRKLLDFLLQPPHLQAMVAWVTQEPPASGEERLRYKYPSVACEILTSDVPQINDALGADESLLNRLYGFLQSSGSLNPLLASFFSKVMGILINRKTDQLVSFLRKKDDFVDLLLQHIGTSAIMDLLLRLLTCVERPQLRQDVVNWLNEEKIVQRLIEQIHPSKDDNQHSNASQSLCDIIRLSREQMIQVQDSLEPDQLLTTLEKQETIEQLLSNMLEGEQSQSVIVSGIQVLLTLLEPRRPRSESVTVNNFFSSVDGQLELLAQATLDSSMSSVGALHALRPRLSRFHQLLLEPPELEPLRTTWGNLAPPLGNTRLHVVKLLASALSANDPALTQELLALDVPNTMLDLFFHYMFNNFLHAQVEFCVSAMLSAGPPSDSSLEMPVPNPVVKHLLQQCRLVERILTSWEENDLVQSTGGPRKGYMGHLTRLANALVQNTEKGPNAEQLGQLLKELPGEQQERWEAFVAGPLAETNKKNMVDLVSTHHLHSSSDDEDDRLKEFNFPEEAVLQQAFMDFQMQRMTSAFIDHFGFNDEEFGEQEESVNAPFDKTANITFSLNADDENPNANLLEICYKDRIQQFDDEDEDEEEGQGSGESDEEDGAWQGSQLTRGARRGQPPGVRSGGSTDSEEEEDDDEEDEDDGDGRVAGGGAGPPSYPSPGPQPPGPSWTATFDSVPTDALTGPRDSGEKEPSSGLFAPQGSLSIPRDLPALSLAGPVACTTLQLRSQDPVSPSAPQEATDGSKVAEPSAPCQSLVSIGDLQATLRGTCSTPSSLDSATRDPATSVPASGACQHPQTTEGEKSPEPSGLPHSQSAQALEPPPMPNGSAPGGPASLGSQ, from the exons ATGTTTTGGAAGTTTGACTTACACACGAGCTCACACCTCGACACGCTGCTGGAGCGGGAGGACCTGAGCCTGCTTGAGCTACTGGACGAGGAGGACGTGCTACAGGAGTGCAAGGTCGTCAACCGCAAGTTACTGGACTTCTTGTTGCAGCCACCGCACTTGCAGGCCATGGTGGCCTGGGTCACCCAGGAGCCGCCAGCCAGTGGCGAGGAGCGACTGCGCTACAA gtACCCCAGTGTGGCCTGTGAGATCCTGACCTCAGATGTGCCCCAGATCAATGATGCGCTGGGTGCTGACGAGTCCCTCCTGAACCGGCTCTATGGCTTCCTACAGAGCAGCGGCAGCCTCAACCCACTGTTGGCCAGCTTCTTCAGCAAGGTCATGGGCATCCTCATTAACCGCAAGACAGACCAG ctTGTGTCCTTCCTGCGGAAGAAGGATGACTTCGTTGACCTGCTGCTACAGCACATTGGCACCTCAGCCATCATGGACCTCCTGCTGCGTCTCCTCACCTGCGTGGAGCGGCCACAGCTGAGGCAGGATGTGGTCAAC TGGCTCAACGAGGAGAAGATTGTGCAGCGGCTCATAGAACAGATCCACCCGTCGAAGGATGACAAT CAACATTCCAATGCATCCCAATCCCTGTGCGACATCATCCGCCTGAGCCGGGAGCAGATGATCCAGGTCCAAGACAGCCTAGAGCCCGACCAGCTGTTGACCACCCTGGAGAA GCAGGAGACGATTGAACAGCTCCTGAGCAACATGCTGGAGGGAGAGCAGAGCCAGTCTGTCATTGTGAGCGGGATCCAGGTGCTCCTGACCCTGCTGGAACCCCGAAGGCCAAG GTCCGAGTCTGTGACCGTGAACAACTTCTTTAGCAGTGTGGATGGGCAGCTGGAGCTTCTGGCCCAGGCGACCCTGGATAGCAGCATGTCCAGTGTGGGCGCCCTGCACGCCCTGCGCCCACGGCTCAGCCGTTTCCACCAGCTTCTGCTTGAGCCCCCTGAG CTGGAGCCACTGCGTACTACCTGGGGCAACCTGGCCCCGCCTCTGGGCAATACTCGGCTGCATGTGGTCAAGCTGCTGGCCAGCGCTCTGAGCGCCAACGACCCAGCCCTGACGCAGGAGCTCCTGGCACTGGATGTGCCCAACACCATGCTG GACCTCTTCTTCCACTACATGTTCAACAACTTCCTGCATGCCCAAGTGGAGTTCTGTGTGAGTGCCATGCTCAGTGCTGGGCCTCCTTCCGACAGCAGCCTTGAGATGCCTGTCCCAAATCCCGTTGTGAAACAT CTCCTGCAGCAGTGCCGCCTGGTGGAGCGCATCCTGACATCCTGGGAAGAGAACGACCTTGTGCA GTCTACCGGGGGCCCCCGCAAAGGCTACATGGGCCACCTGACGAGACTGGCCAACGCCCTGGTGCAGAACACGGAGAAGGGGCCCAATGCTGAGCAGCTGGGGCAGCTGCTGAAGG AACTGCCGGGTGAGCAGCAGGAGCGGTGGGAGGCCTTTGTGGCCGGACCCCTGGCCGAGACGAACAAGAAGAACATGGTGGACCTG GTGAGCACGCACCACCTGCACTCCTCCAGCGATGATGAGGACGACCGGCTCAAGGAGTTCAACTTCCCCGAGGAGGCAGTACTGCAGCAg GCCTTCATGGACTTCCAGATGCAGCGCATGACCTCAGCCTTCATCGACCACTTTGGCTTCAATGATGAGGAGTTTGGGGAGCAGGAAGAAAGCGTGAA TGCGCCTTTTGACAAGACAGCTAACATTACATTCTCCCTCAATGCTGACGACGAGAAC CCCAATGCCAACCTGCTGGAGATATGCTACAAGGACCGCATCCAGCAATTTGATGacgaggatgaggatgaggaggagggccagggctCTGGGGAGTCTGATGAAGAGGATGGCGCCTGGCAGGGCAGCCAGCTGACCAGAGGAGCCCGCCGCGGCCAGCCCCCGGGTGTGCG gagtgggggcagCACAGACAgcgaggaagaggaggatgacgACGAGGAGGACGAGGACGACGGTGACGGCCGTGTGGCTGGTGGGGGCGCCGGGCCCCCCTCTTATCCTAGCCCCGGCCCCCAGCCTCCGG gccccagctggaCAGCCACCTTTGACTCAGTGCCTACAGATGCCCTGACCGGCCCCCGAGACTCTGGGGAGAAGGAGCCGAGCTCTGGGCTCTTTGCCCCACAGGGGTCCCTCAGCATACCCCGGGAcctccctgccttgagcctggCCGGCCCTGTGGCCTGCACCACCCTGCAGCTCAG GTCTCAGGACCCCGTGTCCCCCTCAGCACCTCAGGAAGCCACAGATGGCAGCAAAGTAGCAGAGCCTTCGG CCCCCTGCCAGTCCTTGGTCAGCATTGGGGACCTCCAGGCCACACTCAGAGGGACATGCTCCACCCCCAGCTCCTTGGACAG TGCAACCAGAGACCCTGCTACCTCTGTTCCAGCCTCCGGGGCCTGCCAGCACCCCCAGACCACAGAGGGGGAGAAGAGCCCAGAGCCCTCAGGGCTCCCTCATAGCCAGAG TGCCCAGGCCCTTGAGCCACCTCCAATGCCCAATGGCTCTGCCCCCGGAGGGCCAGCGTCCCTGGGTTCCCA GTAA
- the PPP6R1 gene encoding serine/threonine-protein phosphatase 6 regulatory subunit 1 isoform X3, translating into MFWKFDLHTSSHLDTLLEREDLSLLELLDEEDVLQECKVVNRKLLDFLLQPPHLQAMVAWVTQEPPASGEERLRYKYPSVACEILTSDVPQINDALGADESLLNRLYGFLQSSGSLNPLLASFFSKVMGILINRKTDQLVSFLRKKDDFVDLLLQHIGTSAIMDLLLRLLTCVERPQLRQDVVNWLNEEKIVQRLIEQIHPSKDDNQHSNASQSLCDIIRLSREQMIQVQDSLEPDQLLTTLEKQETIEQLLSNMLEGEQSQSVIVSGIQVLLTLLEPRRPSSVDGQLELLAQATLDSSMSSVGALHALRPRLSRFHQLLLEPPELEPLRTTWGNLAPPLGNTRLHVVKLLASALSANDPALTQELLALDVPNTMLDLFFHYMFNNFLHAQVEFCVSAMLSAGPPSDSSLEMPVPNPVVKHLLQQCRLVERILTSWEENDLVQSTGGPRKGYMGHLTRLANALVQNTEKGPNAEQLGQLLKELPGEQQERWEAFVAGPLAETNKKNMVDLVSTHHLHSSSDDEDDRLKEFNFPEEAVLQQAFMDFQMQRMTSAFIDHFGFNDEEFGEQEESVNAPFDKTANITFSLNADDENPNANLLEICYKDRIQQFDDEDEDEEEGQGSGESDEEDGAWQGSQLTRGARRGQPPGVRTAADRWFLGRSGGSTDSEEEEDDDEEDEDDGDGRVAGGGAGPPSYPSPGPQPPGPSWTATFDSVPTDALTGPRDSGEKEPSSGLFAPQGSLSIPRDLPALSLAGPVACTTLQLRSQDPVSPSAPQEATDGSKVAEPSAPCQSLVSIGDLQATLRGTCSTPSSLDSATRDPATSVPASGACQHPQTTEGEKSPEPSGLPHSQSAQALEPPPMPNGSAPGGPASLGSQ; encoded by the exons ATGTTTTGGAAGTTTGACTTACACACGAGCTCACACCTCGACACGCTGCTGGAGCGGGAGGACCTGAGCCTGCTTGAGCTACTGGACGAGGAGGACGTGCTACAGGAGTGCAAGGTCGTCAACCGCAAGTTACTGGACTTCTTGTTGCAGCCACCGCACTTGCAGGCCATGGTGGCCTGGGTCACCCAGGAGCCGCCAGCCAGTGGCGAGGAGCGACTGCGCTACAA gtACCCCAGTGTGGCCTGTGAGATCCTGACCTCAGATGTGCCCCAGATCAATGATGCGCTGGGTGCTGACGAGTCCCTCCTGAACCGGCTCTATGGCTTCCTACAGAGCAGCGGCAGCCTCAACCCACTGTTGGCCAGCTTCTTCAGCAAGGTCATGGGCATCCTCATTAACCGCAAGACAGACCAG ctTGTGTCCTTCCTGCGGAAGAAGGATGACTTCGTTGACCTGCTGCTACAGCACATTGGCACCTCAGCCATCATGGACCTCCTGCTGCGTCTCCTCACCTGCGTGGAGCGGCCACAGCTGAGGCAGGATGTGGTCAAC TGGCTCAACGAGGAGAAGATTGTGCAGCGGCTCATAGAACAGATCCACCCGTCGAAGGATGACAAT CAACATTCCAATGCATCCCAATCCCTGTGCGACATCATCCGCCTGAGCCGGGAGCAGATGATCCAGGTCCAAGACAGCCTAGAGCCCGACCAGCTGTTGACCACCCTGGAGAA GCAGGAGACGATTGAACAGCTCCTGAGCAACATGCTGGAGGGAGAGCAGAGCCAGTCTGTCATTGTGAGCGGGATCCAGGTGCTCCTGACCCTGCTGGAACCCCGAAGGCCAAG CAGTGTGGATGGGCAGCTGGAGCTTCTGGCCCAGGCGACCCTGGATAGCAGCATGTCCAGTGTGGGCGCCCTGCACGCCCTGCGCCCACGGCTCAGCCGTTTCCACCAGCTTCTGCTTGAGCCCCCTGAG CTGGAGCCACTGCGTACTACCTGGGGCAACCTGGCCCCGCCTCTGGGCAATACTCGGCTGCATGTGGTCAAGCTGCTGGCCAGCGCTCTGAGCGCCAACGACCCAGCCCTGACGCAGGAGCTCCTGGCACTGGATGTGCCCAACACCATGCTG GACCTCTTCTTCCACTACATGTTCAACAACTTCCTGCATGCCCAAGTGGAGTTCTGTGTGAGTGCCATGCTCAGTGCTGGGCCTCCTTCCGACAGCAGCCTTGAGATGCCTGTCCCAAATCCCGTTGTGAAACAT CTCCTGCAGCAGTGCCGCCTGGTGGAGCGCATCCTGACATCCTGGGAAGAGAACGACCTTGTGCA GTCTACCGGGGGCCCCCGCAAAGGCTACATGGGCCACCTGACGAGACTGGCCAACGCCCTGGTGCAGAACACGGAGAAGGGGCCCAATGCTGAGCAGCTGGGGCAGCTGCTGAAGG AACTGCCGGGTGAGCAGCAGGAGCGGTGGGAGGCCTTTGTGGCCGGACCCCTGGCCGAGACGAACAAGAAGAACATGGTGGACCTG GTGAGCACGCACCACCTGCACTCCTCCAGCGATGATGAGGACGACCGGCTCAAGGAGTTCAACTTCCCCGAGGAGGCAGTACTGCAGCAg GCCTTCATGGACTTCCAGATGCAGCGCATGACCTCAGCCTTCATCGACCACTTTGGCTTCAATGATGAGGAGTTTGGGGAGCAGGAAGAAAGCGTGAA TGCGCCTTTTGACAAGACAGCTAACATTACATTCTCCCTCAATGCTGACGACGAGAAC CCCAATGCCAACCTGCTGGAGATATGCTACAAGGACCGCATCCAGCAATTTGATGacgaggatgaggatgaggaggagggccagggctCTGGGGAGTCTGATGAAGAGGATGGCGCCTGGCAGGGCAGCCAGCTGACCAGAGGAGCCCGCCGCGGCCAGCCCCCGGGTGTGCG CACAGCCGCTGACAGGTGGTTTCtgggcaggagtgggggcagCACAGACAgcgaggaagaggaggatgacgACGAGGAGGACGAGGACGACGGTGACGGCCGTGTGGCTGGTGGGGGCGCCGGGCCCCCCTCTTATCCTAGCCCCGGCCCCCAGCCTCCGG gccccagctggaCAGCCACCTTTGACTCAGTGCCTACAGATGCCCTGACCGGCCCCCGAGACTCTGGGGAGAAGGAGCCGAGCTCTGGGCTCTTTGCCCCACAGGGGTCCCTCAGCATACCCCGGGAcctccctgccttgagcctggCCGGCCCTGTGGCCTGCACCACCCTGCAGCTCAG GTCTCAGGACCCCGTGTCCCCCTCAGCACCTCAGGAAGCCACAGATGGCAGCAAAGTAGCAGAGCCTTCGG CCCCCTGCCAGTCCTTGGTCAGCATTGGGGACCTCCAGGCCACACTCAGAGGGACATGCTCCACCCCCAGCTCCTTGGACAG TGCAACCAGAGACCCTGCTACCTCTGTTCCAGCCTCCGGGGCCTGCCAGCACCCCCAGACCACAGAGGGGGAGAAGAGCCCAGAGCCCTCAGGGCTCCCTCATAGCCAGAG TGCCCAGGCCCTTGAGCCACCTCCAATGCCCAATGGCTCTGCCCCCGGAGGGCCAGCGTCCCTGGGTTCCCA GTAA
- the PPP6R1 gene encoding serine/threonine-protein phosphatase 6 regulatory subunit 1 isoform X4, translated as MFWKFDLHTSSHLDTLLEREDLSLLELLDEEDVLQECKVVNRKLLDFLLQPPHLQAMVAWVTQEPPASGEERLRYKYPSVACEILTSDVPQINDALGADESLLNRLYGFLQSSGSLNPLLASFFSKVMGILINRKTDQLVSFLRKKDDFVDLLLQHIGTSAIMDLLLRLLTCVERPQLRQDVVNWLNEEKIVQRLIEQIHPSKDDNQHSNASQSLCDIIRLSREQMIQVQDSLEPDQLLTTLEKQETIEQLLSNMLEGEQSQSVIVSGIQVLLTLLEPRRPSVDGQLELLAQATLDSSMSSVGALHALRPRLSRFHQLLLEPPELEPLRTTWGNLAPPLGNTRLHVVKLLASALSANDPALTQELLALDVPNTMLDLFFHYMFNNFLHAQVEFCVSAMLSAGPPSDSSLEMPVPNPVVKHLLQQCRLVERILTSWEENDLVQSTGGPRKGYMGHLTRLANALVQNTEKGPNAEQLGQLLKELPGEQQERWEAFVAGPLAETNKKNMVDLVSTHHLHSSSDDEDDRLKEFNFPEEAVLQQAFMDFQMQRMTSAFIDHFGFNDEEFGEQEESVNAPFDKTANITFSLNADDENPNANLLEICYKDRIQQFDDEDEDEEEGQGSGESDEEDGAWQGSQLTRGARRGQPPGVRTAADRWFLGRSGGSTDSEEEEDDDEEDEDDGDGRVAGGGAGPPSYPSPGPQPPGPSWTATFDSVPTDALTGPRDSGEKEPSSGLFAPQGSLSIPRDLPALSLAGPVACTTLQLRSQDPVSPSAPQEATDGSKVAEPSAPCQSLVSIGDLQATLRGTCSTPSSLDSATRDPATSVPASGACQHPQTTEGEKSPEPSGLPHSQSAQALEPPPMPNGSAPGGPASLGSQ; from the exons ATGTTTTGGAAGTTTGACTTACACACGAGCTCACACCTCGACACGCTGCTGGAGCGGGAGGACCTGAGCCTGCTTGAGCTACTGGACGAGGAGGACGTGCTACAGGAGTGCAAGGTCGTCAACCGCAAGTTACTGGACTTCTTGTTGCAGCCACCGCACTTGCAGGCCATGGTGGCCTGGGTCACCCAGGAGCCGCCAGCCAGTGGCGAGGAGCGACTGCGCTACAA gtACCCCAGTGTGGCCTGTGAGATCCTGACCTCAGATGTGCCCCAGATCAATGATGCGCTGGGTGCTGACGAGTCCCTCCTGAACCGGCTCTATGGCTTCCTACAGAGCAGCGGCAGCCTCAACCCACTGTTGGCCAGCTTCTTCAGCAAGGTCATGGGCATCCTCATTAACCGCAAGACAGACCAG ctTGTGTCCTTCCTGCGGAAGAAGGATGACTTCGTTGACCTGCTGCTACAGCACATTGGCACCTCAGCCATCATGGACCTCCTGCTGCGTCTCCTCACCTGCGTGGAGCGGCCACAGCTGAGGCAGGATGTGGTCAAC TGGCTCAACGAGGAGAAGATTGTGCAGCGGCTCATAGAACAGATCCACCCGTCGAAGGATGACAAT CAACATTCCAATGCATCCCAATCCCTGTGCGACATCATCCGCCTGAGCCGGGAGCAGATGATCCAGGTCCAAGACAGCCTAGAGCCCGACCAGCTGTTGACCACCCTGGAGAA GCAGGAGACGATTGAACAGCTCCTGAGCAACATGCTGGAGGGAGAGCAGAGCCAGTCTGTCATTGTGAGCGGGATCCAGGTGCTCCTGACCCTGCTGGAACCCCGAAGGCCAAG TGTGGATGGGCAGCTGGAGCTTCTGGCCCAGGCGACCCTGGATAGCAGCATGTCCAGTGTGGGCGCCCTGCACGCCCTGCGCCCACGGCTCAGCCGTTTCCACCAGCTTCTGCTTGAGCCCCCTGAG CTGGAGCCACTGCGTACTACCTGGGGCAACCTGGCCCCGCCTCTGGGCAATACTCGGCTGCATGTGGTCAAGCTGCTGGCCAGCGCTCTGAGCGCCAACGACCCAGCCCTGACGCAGGAGCTCCTGGCACTGGATGTGCCCAACACCATGCTG GACCTCTTCTTCCACTACATGTTCAACAACTTCCTGCATGCCCAAGTGGAGTTCTGTGTGAGTGCCATGCTCAGTGCTGGGCCTCCTTCCGACAGCAGCCTTGAGATGCCTGTCCCAAATCCCGTTGTGAAACAT CTCCTGCAGCAGTGCCGCCTGGTGGAGCGCATCCTGACATCCTGGGAAGAGAACGACCTTGTGCA GTCTACCGGGGGCCCCCGCAAAGGCTACATGGGCCACCTGACGAGACTGGCCAACGCCCTGGTGCAGAACACGGAGAAGGGGCCCAATGCTGAGCAGCTGGGGCAGCTGCTGAAGG AACTGCCGGGTGAGCAGCAGGAGCGGTGGGAGGCCTTTGTGGCCGGACCCCTGGCCGAGACGAACAAGAAGAACATGGTGGACCTG GTGAGCACGCACCACCTGCACTCCTCCAGCGATGATGAGGACGACCGGCTCAAGGAGTTCAACTTCCCCGAGGAGGCAGTACTGCAGCAg GCCTTCATGGACTTCCAGATGCAGCGCATGACCTCAGCCTTCATCGACCACTTTGGCTTCAATGATGAGGAGTTTGGGGAGCAGGAAGAAAGCGTGAA TGCGCCTTTTGACAAGACAGCTAACATTACATTCTCCCTCAATGCTGACGACGAGAAC CCCAATGCCAACCTGCTGGAGATATGCTACAAGGACCGCATCCAGCAATTTGATGacgaggatgaggatgaggaggagggccagggctCTGGGGAGTCTGATGAAGAGGATGGCGCCTGGCAGGGCAGCCAGCTGACCAGAGGAGCCCGCCGCGGCCAGCCCCCGGGTGTGCG CACAGCCGCTGACAGGTGGTTTCtgggcaggagtgggggcagCACAGACAgcgaggaagaggaggatgacgACGAGGAGGACGAGGACGACGGTGACGGCCGTGTGGCTGGTGGGGGCGCCGGGCCCCCCTCTTATCCTAGCCCCGGCCCCCAGCCTCCGG gccccagctggaCAGCCACCTTTGACTCAGTGCCTACAGATGCCCTGACCGGCCCCCGAGACTCTGGGGAGAAGGAGCCGAGCTCTGGGCTCTTTGCCCCACAGGGGTCCCTCAGCATACCCCGGGAcctccctgccttgagcctggCCGGCCCTGTGGCCTGCACCACCCTGCAGCTCAG GTCTCAGGACCCCGTGTCCCCCTCAGCACCTCAGGAAGCCACAGATGGCAGCAAAGTAGCAGAGCCTTCGG CCCCCTGCCAGTCCTTGGTCAGCATTGGGGACCTCCAGGCCACACTCAGAGGGACATGCTCCACCCCCAGCTCCTTGGACAG TGCAACCAGAGACCCTGCTACCTCTGTTCCAGCCTCCGGGGCCTGCCAGCACCCCCAGACCACAGAGGGGGAGAAGAGCCCAGAGCCCTCAGGGCTCCCTCATAGCCAGAG TGCCCAGGCCCTTGAGCCACCTCCAATGCCCAATGGCTCTGCCCCCGGAGGGCCAGCGTCCCTGGGTTCCCA GTAA
- the PPP6R1 gene encoding serine/threonine-protein phosphatase 6 regulatory subunit 1 isoform X8 has product MFWKFDLHTSSHLDTLLEREDLSLLELLDEEDVLQECKVVNRKLLDFLLQPPHLQAMVAWVTQEPPASGEERLRYKYPSVACEILTSDVPQINDALGADESLLNRLYGFLQSSGSLNPLLASFFSKVMGILINRKTDQLVSFLRKKDDFVDLLLQHIGTSAIMDLLLRLLTCVERPQLRQDVVNWLNEEKIVQRLIEQIHPSKDDNQHSNASQSLCDIIRLSREQMIQVQDSLEPDQLLTTLEKQETIEQLLSNMLEGEQSQSVIVSGIQVLLTLLEPRRPRSESVTVNNFFSSVDGQLELLAQATLDSSMSSVGALHALRPRLSRFHQLLLEPPELEPLRTTWGNLAPPLGNTRLHVVKLLASALSANDPALTQELLALDVPNTMLDLFFHYMFNNFLHAQVEFCVSAMLSAGPPSDSSLEMPVPNPVVKHLLQQCRLVERILTSWEENDLVQSTGGPRKGYMGHLTRLANALVQNTEKGPNAEQLGQLLKELPGEQQERWEAFVAGPLAETNKKNMVDLVSTHHLHSSSDDEDDRLKEFNFPEEAVLQQAFMDFQMQRMTSAFIDHFGFNDEEFGEQEESVNAPFDKTANITFSLNADDENPNANLLEICYKDRIQQFDDEDEDEEEGQGSGESDEEDGAWQGSQLTRGARRGQPPGVRTAADRWFLGRSGGSTDSEEEEDDDEEDEDDGDGRVAGGGAGPPSYPSPGPQPPGPSWTATFDSVPTDALTGPRDSGEKEPSSGLFAPQGSLSIPRDLPALSLAGPVACTTLQLRSQDPVSPSAPQEATDGSKVAEPSAPCQSLVSIGDLQATLRGTCSTPSSLDSATRDPATSVPASGACQHPQTTEGEKSPEPSGLPHSQSAQALEPPPMPNGSAPGGPASLGSQ; this is encoded by the exons ATGTTTTGGAAGTTTGACTTACACACGAGCTCACACCTCGACACGCTGCTGGAGCGGGAGGACCTGAGCCTGCTTGAGCTACTGGACGAGGAGGACGTGCTACAGGAGTGCAAGGTCGTCAACCGCAAGTTACTGGACTTCTTGTTGCAGCCACCGCACTTGCAGGCCATGGTGGCCTGGGTCACCCAGGAGCCGCCAGCCAGTGGCGAGGAGCGACTGCGCTACAA gtACCCCAGTGTGGCCTGTGAGATCCTGACCTCAGATGTGCCCCAGATCAATGATGCGCTGGGTGCTGACGAGTCCCTCCTGAACCGGCTCTATGGCTTCCTACAGAGCAGCGGCAGCCTCAACCCACTGTTGGCCAGCTTCTTCAGCAAGGTCATGGGCATCCTCATTAACCGCAAGACAGACCAG ctTGTGTCCTTCCTGCGGAAGAAGGATGACTTCGTTGACCTGCTGCTACAGCACATTGGCACCTCAGCCATCATGGACCTCCTGCTGCGTCTCCTCACCTGCGTGGAGCGGCCACAGCTGAGGCAGGATGTGGTCAAC TGGCTCAACGAGGAGAAGATTGTGCAGCGGCTCATAGAACAGATCCACCCGTCGAAGGATGACAAT CAACATTCCAATGCATCCCAATCCCTGTGCGACATCATCCGCCTGAGCCGGGAGCAGATGATCCAGGTCCAAGACAGCCTAGAGCCCGACCAGCTGTTGACCACCCTGGAGAA GCAGGAGACGATTGAACAGCTCCTGAGCAACATGCTGGAGGGAGAGCAGAGCCAGTCTGTCATTGTGAGCGGGATCCAGGTGCTCCTGACCCTGCTGGAACCCCGAAGGCCAAG GTCCGAGTCTGTGACCGTGAACAACTTCTTTAGCAGTGTGGATGGGCAGCTGGAGCTTCTGGCCCAGGCGACCCTGGATAGCAGCATGTCCAGTGTGGGCGCCCTGCACGCCCTGCGCCCACGGCTCAGCCGTTTCCACCAGCTTCTGCTTGAGCCCCCTGAG CTGGAGCCACTGCGTACTACCTGGGGCAACCTGGCCCCGCCTCTGGGCAATACTCGGCTGCATGTGGTCAAGCTGCTGGCCAGCGCTCTGAGCGCCAACGACCCAGCCCTGACGCAGGAGCTCCTGGCACTGGATGTGCCCAACACCATGCTG GACCTCTTCTTCCACTACATGTTCAACAACTTCCTGCATGCCCAAGTGGAGTTCTGTGTGAGTGCCATGCTCAGTGCTGGGCCTCCTTCCGACAGCAGCCTTGAGATGCCTGTCCCAAATCCCGTTGTGAAACAT CTCCTGCAGCAGTGCCGCCTGGTGGAGCGCATCCTGACATCCTGGGAAGAGAACGACCTTGTGCA GTCTACCGGGGGCCCCCGCAAAGGCTACATGGGCCACCTGACGAGACTGGCCAACGCCCTGGTGCAGAACACGGAGAAGGGGCCCAATGCTGAGCAGCTGGGGCAGCTGCTGAAGG AACTGCCGGGTGAGCAGCAGGAGCGGTGGGAGGCCTTTGTGGCCGGACCCCTGGCCGAGACGAACAAGAAGAACATGGTGGACCTG GTGAGCACGCACCACCTGCACTCCTCCAGCGATGATGAGGACGACCGGCTCAAGGAGTTCAACTTCCCCGAGGAGGCAGTACTGCAGCAg GCCTTCATGGACTTCCAGATGCAGCGCATGACCTCAGCCTTCATCGACCACTTTGGCTTCAATGATGAGGAGTTTGGGGAGCAGGAAGAAAGCGTGAA TGCGCCTTTTGACAAGACAGCTAACATTACATTCTCCCTCAATGCTGACGACGAGAAC CCCAATGCCAACCTGCTGGAGATATGCTACAAGGACCGCATCCAGCAATTTGATGacgaggatgaggatgaggaggagggccagggctCTGGGGAGTCTGATGAAGAGGATGGCGCCTGGCAGGGCAGCCAGCTGACCAGAGGAGCCCGCCGCGGCCAGCCCCCGGGTGTGCG CACAGCCGCTGACAGGTGGTTTCtgggcaggagtgggggcagCACAGACAgcgaggaagaggaggatgacgACGAGGAGGACGAGGACGACGGTGACGGCCGTGTGGCTGGTGGGGGCGCCGGGCCCCCCTCTTATCCTAGCCCCGGCCCCCAGCCTCCGG gccccagctggaCAGCCACCTTTGACTCAGTGCCTACAGATGCCCTGACCGGCCCCCGAGACTCTGGGGAGAAGGAGCCGAGCTCTGGGCTCTTTGCCCCACAGGGGTCCCTCAGCATACCCCGGGAcctccctgccttgagcctggCCGGCCCTGTGGCCTGCACCACCCTGCAGCTCAG GTCTCAGGACCCCGTGTCCCCCTCAGCACCTCAGGAAGCCACAGATGGCAGCAAAGTAGCAGAGCCTTCGG CCCCCTGCCAGTCCTTGGTCAGCATTGGGGACCTCCAGGCCACACTCAGAGGGACATGCTCCACCCCCAGCTCCTTGGACAG TGCAACCAGAGACCCTGCTACCTCTGTTCCAGCCTCCGGGGCCTGCCAGCACCCCCAGACCACAGAGGGGGAGAAGAGCCCAGAGCCCTCAGGGCTCCCTCATAGCCAGAG TGCCCAGGCCCTTGAGCCACCTCCAATGCCCAATGGCTCTGCCCCCGGAGGGCCAGCGTCCCTGGGTTCCCA GTAA